The stretch of DNA CGGCGCAGCCAGAAGGCGGCACGTCACGGTGATTGGGCAAGCTTGAACGCCAAGCCCTGGTTCCACCTCCCGTCACCCCGGATGACGCAGGCCTGAGTCTGATCCTTTGACTGACCGTGCGACCGATCTGTTCTGGGGAGCCCGGTGCGGGAAATCTGCACGCCGGGTTCTGACCGGGGGGCGGAAGGGCGACCTTCCGTCCCTACCGGACCCGAAGCTTCGCTGGTGGGTCACTTGGCATGAGCGTCGCCATTGATCGAGTGCGGTAGGTCGGCGATGGATCGGCCGACGAGCGATGGCGCCGGAGCCGCCGAGGGCGTGGCGGTGGCGCTGAGCGGGGTGTACAGCGGCATGACGCCGTGCGCGACCAGCCACAGGACCAGGCTCGGGGTCTTGTGGCCGCTCAGATTGTCGAGCACGAGCAGCAAACGGAGGGGGGGCAGGCGGTCGGGCAGCGTGAACCGGACGGTGAG from Chloroflexota bacterium encodes:
- a CDS encoding transposase, coding for HPWLEAELTAILATLPEPPAQTEAERRATWQRWQAGLTVRFTLPDRLPPLRLLLVLDNLSGHKTPSLVLWLVAHGVMPLYTPLSATATPSAAPAPSLVGRSIADLPHSINGDAHAK